From Solibacillus isronensis, the proteins below share one genomic window:
- a CDS encoding DctP family TRAP transporter solute-binding subunit yields the protein MRLYIITAIVAALLLIITISYRFDVWNSNDLPYDDEQVGLNDQIVINFSHVVAENTPKGLAVNKFAELVKEKSDGEIIVQTYPNGILYNDENELAALQKGDIQMIAPTISKITEALPTWQVLDLPFIFENDEQVYEILHGDLSDSLLQELDSINVHGLTFWHNGFKQMASNTKPLLEVDQFKDLKIRIMPSDILKEQFLLLKAKPILKTFNDLYIAIQNNEIIAQENTLSNLYSKGYYSMQPNITLSNHGILAYSVMMNADFWKLLTDDQQKIIQDSLDEMQRWQHDQAVALNAENYQQLKADENIQFYTISEQQRKQWMEALQPIYSSYEKISNKDFLTQLREEIQDINN from the coding sequence TTGCGCCTTTATATCATAACCGCTATCGTTGCAGCTTTATTGTTAATCATTACGATCTCCTACCGTTTCGACGTGTGGAATTCAAACGATTTACCTTACGACGATGAGCAAGTTGGGCTTAATGACCAAATTGTAATTAACTTTAGTCACGTTGTAGCTGAAAATACACCAAAAGGGCTTGCGGTTAATAAGTTTGCTGAACTAGTTAAAGAAAAATCGGATGGCGAAATCATTGTGCAAACTTATCCTAACGGTATTTTATACAATGATGAAAACGAATTAGCCGCCTTACAAAAAGGTGATATTCAAATGATTGCACCTACGATTTCAAAAATCACGGAAGCACTTCCAACATGGCAAGTTCTTGACCTGCCATTTATTTTTGAAAATGACGAACAAGTATATGAAATACTGCATGGCGATCTTAGTGATTCCTTACTGCAAGAGCTAGACAGCATTAATGTACATGGTTTGACATTCTGGCATAACGGCTTTAAACAGATGGCTTCCAATACAAAACCACTCCTTGAGGTTGATCAGTTTAAAGATCTCAAAATCCGTATCATGCCAAGTGATATACTAAAAGAACAGTTTTTATTATTAAAAGCAAAGCCGATTTTAAAAACTTTCAATGATTTATACATCGCGATTCAAAATAACGAAATCATTGCCCAAGAAAATACACTTTCAAATTTATATTCAAAGGGCTATTATTCAATGCAACCGAATATTACCTTATCGAATCACGGCATACTTGCTTACAGTGTAATGATGAACGCCGATTTTTGGAAATTGCTTACTGACGACCAGCAAAAAATAATTCAAGATTCACTTGATGAAATGCAGCGCTGGCAACATGATCAGGCAGTCGCATTAAATGCAGAAAACTACCAGCAGCTAAAAGCAGACGAGAATATTCAGTTTTATACTATTTCAGAACAGCAACGTAAACAATGGATGGAAGCATTACAGCCTATTTATAGCTCCTATGAAAAAATAAGTAATAAAGATTTCCTGACACAGCTTCGTGAAGAAATTCAGGATATAAACAATTGA